A single Kribbella aluminosa DNA region contains:
- a CDS encoding amidohydrolase family protein, translating into MIGLAVVLDAHVHVWDLSRRPYDWITAAVLQRSFGLDDYVGTAKEVILVQALTDPAETADLLALADERRSVVYGVIGSLGSGDAAAGRLAALAAGPGGDLLVGIRVPAAALTRSLLRLAGSAGLTVDVLANPVDVPAVVSKARQHPEVVVVLDHLAGLVVGGTAWRSELATLTTTGATNVSYKFSGLTTRGPGGRTPDRELLAEATATLLTAVGAERLLFGSDWPVALLGTSDPFALARTALIDAGADSAVVRQVMGATARAVYRAAVSPEPLIPAGLSEGHDL; encoded by the coding sequence GTGATTGGTCTGGCGGTTGTCCTCGATGCGCATGTGCACGTCTGGGACCTGAGCCGCCGCCCGTACGACTGGATCACTGCGGCGGTGTTGCAGCGCAGCTTCGGGCTGGACGACTACGTCGGTACGGCGAAGGAGGTGATCCTGGTCCAGGCGCTGACCGATCCGGCCGAGACCGCCGACCTGCTCGCGCTGGCCGACGAGCGTCGGAGCGTGGTGTACGGCGTGATCGGGTCGCTGGGGTCCGGCGACGCCGCGGCCGGCCGATTGGCGGCGTTGGCCGCCGGTCCCGGGGGAGACCTGCTGGTCGGAATCCGGGTGCCCGCAGCTGCCCTGACCCGGTCCCTGCTCAGGCTGGCCGGATCGGCCGGGCTGACTGTCGATGTCCTCGCGAATCCGGTCGATGTGCCGGCCGTCGTCTCGAAGGCCCGGCAGCATCCCGAGGTGGTAGTGGTGCTCGACCACCTGGCCGGCCTGGTCGTCGGCGGGACCGCGTGGCGGAGCGAGCTCGCCACTCTCACCACAACCGGAGCAACGAACGTGAGCTACAAGTTCTCCGGCCTGACCACCCGGGGCCCTGGCGGGCGAACGCCCGACCGCGAACTCCTGGCCGAGGCGACGGCAACTCTGTTGACGGCAGTCGGCGCCGAACGTCTGCTGTTCGGCTCGGACTGGCCGGTCGCTCTGCTCGGCACCAGCGACCCGTTCGCGTTGGCCCGTACGGCGCTGATCGACGCGGGAGCCGACTCCGCCGTGGTACGGCAGGTCATGGGCGCAACGGCCCGCGCTGTCTACCGAGCGGCCGTATCCCCCGAACCGCTGATCCCTGCCGGCCTCTCCGAAGGACACGACCTGTGA
- a CDS encoding heparinase II/III domain-containing protein, which produces MTPRTSDLVPGPDSDRRSGGNRFAAGLAGLLPPDELARALTAGGRWQPYPTVNQRPAWTAVDQDFGKRLLAEVENEHAAPWPELTASGYLRFSVDGNRQLFETPYLQRRDRLARTVLATALATSPADRARYLLSAIDGIWLLCEESSWCFPAHEPRPLPDQQAPTLDLFAAETGALLAYAASVLGPVLRTEHPMVADRINREVRARVLLPYRDAAETFWYDAGNNWNPWIHSNVLAAALLVESDSSGLVATVLRILRGLDHYLAHVPADGGCDEGITYWWCAGATLFECMEILYAATAGTFDAFALPLLGRIARYPVVAHIGGPWHVNFADGFALPRPGTVVPGLLHRFGRAVGDSDVIAHARALAGPFGRCPMPVTPGASLGRSLGVLFDADWAATSVDDFPYPAQAWMPDTEVLVAREHPGSATGLFLAAKAGHNAENHNHNDVGNWIVAHDGVPVIIDVGVGNYTARTFSDERYDIWTMRSSYHNLPTVDGVEQAHGAAHRAAQVVATVDRAGAELRLDLGPAYPSAAGVRSWSRSVRLQRDGDEPWIGVDDQWDLDRDPDELALHLMTATPARCDAPGVLTIGPLLARFDHDRFDARIETVDLTDDLLTRVWGRAVHRVTLTARTAGRAGSHRLLISAAETSQPSPRSAPPTARRDQ; this is translated from the coding sequence GTGACGCCCAGAACAAGTGACCTCGTGCCCGGGCCGGATTCGGATCGGCGATCCGGTGGCAACCGGTTCGCCGCCGGGCTGGCGGGCCTGCTCCCTCCGGACGAGCTGGCCCGCGCGTTGACCGCCGGCGGCCGATGGCAGCCGTATCCAACGGTGAACCAGCGACCGGCCTGGACGGCTGTCGACCAGGACTTCGGGAAGCGTCTCCTGGCCGAGGTCGAGAACGAGCACGCCGCCCCATGGCCCGAGCTCACGGCGTCCGGGTACTTGCGGTTCAGTGTCGACGGCAACCGGCAGTTGTTCGAGACGCCGTACCTGCAACGCCGGGACCGGCTGGCCCGCACCGTACTCGCGACCGCCCTCGCCACCTCTCCGGCCGACCGCGCGCGGTACCTGCTGTCGGCGATCGACGGCATCTGGTTGCTGTGCGAGGAGAGTTCGTGGTGCTTTCCGGCCCACGAGCCGCGTCCGTTGCCCGACCAGCAAGCGCCGACCCTCGACCTGTTCGCCGCCGAGACCGGAGCTCTGCTGGCGTACGCCGCGTCCGTACTCGGGCCGGTGCTGCGAACCGAGCACCCGATGGTTGCCGACCGCATCAATCGTGAGGTGCGGGCCCGGGTGCTCCTTCCGTACCGGGACGCGGCGGAAACCTTCTGGTACGACGCGGGCAACAACTGGAACCCCTGGATCCACTCCAACGTTCTGGCCGCCGCACTCCTGGTCGAGTCGGACAGCAGCGGCCTGGTCGCGACAGTGCTCCGCATCCTGCGCGGGTTGGACCACTATCTCGCTCACGTCCCGGCGGACGGCGGATGCGACGAAGGAATCACCTACTGGTGGTGTGCCGGCGCCACCCTGTTCGAGTGCATGGAGATCCTGTACGCCGCTACCGCCGGAACCTTCGACGCCTTCGCTCTGCCGCTGCTGGGCCGAATCGCGCGATACCCGGTCGTCGCGCACATCGGTGGCCCCTGGCACGTGAACTTCGCCGACGGGTTCGCCCTTCCCCGGCCCGGGACCGTGGTGCCTGGACTGCTGCACCGGTTCGGGCGGGCGGTCGGCGACTCGGACGTGATCGCACACGCCCGTGCACTGGCCGGACCGTTCGGTCGCTGTCCGATGCCGGTGACTCCTGGCGCCTCGCTGGGACGCAGCTTGGGTGTGCTCTTCGACGCGGACTGGGCAGCGACCTCCGTTGACGACTTCCCCTACCCGGCCCAGGCCTGGATGCCGGACACCGAAGTACTGGTTGCACGCGAACACCCAGGCTCGGCCACCGGACTGTTCCTGGCCGCGAAGGCCGGCCACAACGCCGAGAACCACAATCACAACGACGTCGGCAACTGGATCGTCGCCCATGACGGAGTGCCGGTGATCATCGATGTGGGAGTGGGCAACTACACGGCCCGGACCTTTTCGGATGAGCGGTACGACATCTGGACGATGCGCAGCAGCTACCACAACCTTCCCACGGTCGACGGCGTCGAACAGGCCCACGGCGCTGCCCATCGGGCGGCACAGGTCGTCGCCACGGTCGATCGGGCAGGTGCCGAGCTACGGCTGGATCTCGGCCCGGCGTACCCGTCGGCCGCCGGCGTCAGGTCGTGGTCGCGGTCGGTACGGCTGCAGCGCGACGGCGACGAGCCGTGGATCGGTGTCGACGATCAATGGGATCTCGATCGCGATCCGGACGAGCTCGCGTTGCACCTGATGACAGCAACTCCCGCCCGGTGCGATGCGCCAGGCGTACTGACCATCGGGCCGCTCCTGGCCCGCTTCGACCACGACCGGTTCGACGCCCGGATCGAAACCGTCGACCTGACCGACGACCTGCTGACCCGCGTCTGGGGTCGCGCGGTCCACCGGGTCACCCTGACCGCCCGGACAGCGGGCCGGGCGGGAAGCCACCGGCTGCTGATATCCGCCGCCGAAACCAGTCAACCGTCACCACGTTCCGCCCCACCAACTGCGAGGAGAGACCAGTGA
- a CDS encoding glycosyl hydrolase family 28-related protein: protein MTNTSTDSKPQTVSAVSRRSFLTTAGLVAAGAAAASVWPATTADAAPVRLDTVPADQPPVLYSRQVRSGRSGEAFLIAGAGFSSAASARAWPVPNGTVTIPATPPVAAVTTTVPSVTDDSIALVIPSASPTDVYAIYVSSADGSSYSAPFLLNAAQAWFLDVQQASPGDQVTVYGDNLTLDNAAPTVELVAGSTASSVSIVDTDPYHVTFKIPVSTATGTYAVSVSNGHGGTPGHDQSLSLAVVTPAAPPATTIDVVADHGADPTGVADSTSAVQAALNAAAASSTGAQVTVPAGTYTISGKLNLGACLGPVVVRGAGRTVTTIRMSDSSVFSPSMPRSAATDTYGVSAADDKGMLYLAPSDLPVTVAGVTFDTNQRRLIGVEIDGRHNVTLSDVGVENVDYPQDVWLYVGCYGLIAQNSRNLTVSNCDFHCANGAFLIAVTDVRIQDSTFRLFFPRPAGASNSPQRQADDSGIKVWGAKRLTVRRNNFQRGSTTYYYARAVQTGALKVPASVFGTPDAGGVEDVYCGQNTVVGAGEPATNCGESIVGDQFNAVQGGRRALTTSAATATTIETTDVTFALASNLDPRGATVVITAGTGSGQLRKVVRNTTSALTVDTAWDVVPDTTSVFVVTVLHQRQLYVGNTITASPKYLGNYGPSALCIAAGNNFDITGAVVANPPGTDGAGIAFFGMNTGYAQPLLDLCLYTQINDNQVAGGHISYLSILWADNGTPTGALPAAQLLYGNVAARNTISNASFGVRVGGSPASSPYPLGTFGSRTLAVNNTITSTTTVNTQILARQDHSVYQGPAGGLTDAGTNTVTV, encoded by the coding sequence GTGACCAACACCTCGACCGACTCGAAACCCCAGACTGTTTCGGCGGTCTCCCGACGATCGTTCCTGACCACGGCCGGGCTGGTTGCCGCCGGTGCGGCCGCGGCGAGTGTGTGGCCGGCGACCACGGCCGACGCGGCTCCGGTCCGGTTGGACACGGTGCCGGCCGACCAGCCACCCGTTCTGTACAGTCGCCAGGTCCGCTCCGGACGCTCGGGCGAGGCCTTCCTGATCGCCGGTGCCGGATTCAGCTCGGCGGCCTCGGCGCGGGCCTGGCCGGTACCGAACGGCACCGTGACGATTCCGGCCACGCCGCCGGTCGCGGCGGTGACCACCACCGTGCCCTCGGTCACGGATGACAGCATCGCGCTGGTCATCCCCAGCGCGTCGCCGACCGACGTGTACGCGATCTACGTGTCGTCGGCGGACGGATCGTCGTACTCCGCCCCGTTCCTGCTGAACGCCGCGCAGGCCTGGTTCCTCGACGTACAGCAGGCTTCTCCAGGAGATCAGGTCACGGTGTACGGCGACAACCTGACGCTGGACAACGCGGCTCCCACGGTCGAGCTGGTGGCCGGTTCGACGGCGTCGTCCGTCTCGATCGTGGACACCGATCCCTATCACGTCACGTTCAAGATCCCCGTGTCGACGGCCACCGGCACGTACGCCGTCAGCGTGTCCAACGGTCACGGTGGGACGCCCGGCCACGACCAGTCCCTCAGCCTGGCCGTCGTCACCCCGGCGGCTCCTCCGGCGACGACCATCGATGTCGTCGCCGATCACGGTGCCGATCCGACCGGAGTGGCGGACTCGACTTCCGCTGTGCAGGCTGCCCTCAACGCCGCCGCGGCCAGCAGCACCGGAGCGCAGGTGACGGTTCCCGCCGGCACGTACACGATCTCCGGCAAACTGAACCTCGGGGCCTGCCTGGGGCCGGTCGTCGTCCGAGGTGCCGGGCGGACCGTGACGACGATCCGAATGAGTGATTCGTCGGTCTTCAGCCCGAGCATGCCGCGCTCCGCTGCCACCGACACGTACGGCGTCTCCGCGGCCGACGACAAAGGCATGCTTTACCTGGCTCCGTCCGACCTTCCGGTGACCGTCGCAGGAGTCACGTTCGACACCAACCAGCGCCGGCTCATCGGCGTCGAAATCGATGGCCGTCACAACGTGACGCTGTCCGACGTCGGGGTCGAGAACGTCGACTATCCACAAGACGTCTGGTTGTACGTCGGCTGCTACGGGCTGATCGCCCAGAACTCGCGCAACCTGACAGTCTCCAACTGCGACTTCCACTGCGCCAACGGTGCGTTCCTGATCGCCGTGACCGATGTCCGGATCCAGGACAGCACGTTCCGGCTGTTCTTCCCGCGGCCCGCGGGAGCGAGCAACAGCCCGCAGCGGCAGGCCGACGACTCGGGCATCAAGGTCTGGGGCGCCAAGCGTCTGACCGTGCGACGTAACAACTTCCAGCGCGGGTCGACGACCTACTACTACGCCCGGGCCGTGCAGACCGGCGCCCTCAAGGTACCGGCGTCGGTGTTCGGCACACCCGACGCCGGTGGGGTGGAGGACGTCTACTGCGGCCAGAACACCGTCGTCGGCGCCGGTGAACCGGCCACCAACTGTGGGGAGTCGATCGTCGGCGATCAGTTCAACGCGGTGCAAGGCGGCCGTCGCGCGCTCACCACCAGCGCGGCCACCGCGACCACGATCGAGACGACCGACGTCACCTTCGCGCTGGCCAGCAACCTCGATCCGCGCGGGGCGACCGTGGTGATCACCGCCGGCACCGGCTCCGGCCAGCTGCGCAAGGTCGTGCGCAACACCACAAGCGCCTTGACCGTCGACACGGCGTGGGACGTCGTCCCCGACACCACCTCGGTTTTCGTGGTGACCGTGCTCCATCAGCGTCAGCTGTACGTCGGCAACACGATCACCGCCAGTCCGAAGTACCTGGGCAACTACGGTCCGAGTGCCCTGTGCATCGCCGCAGGCAACAATTTCGACATCACCGGCGCGGTGGTGGCCAACCCGCCGGGTACCGACGGCGCCGGCATCGCCTTCTTCGGGATGAACACCGGCTACGCGCAACCACTACTGGACCTGTGCCTCTACACGCAGATCAACGACAACCAGGTCGCAGGCGGCCACATCTCGTACCTCAGCATCCTGTGGGCCGACAACGGCACCCCCACCGGCGCCCTCCCCGCAGCCCAGCTGCTGTACGGAAATGTTGCTGCGCGCAACACGATCAGCAATGCTTCGTTCGGAGTCCGGGTCGGCGGTTCCCCGGCCAGTAGTCCCTACCCGCTGGGTACCTTCGGCTCCCGAACGTTGGCCGTCAACAACACCATCACCTCGACGACCACGGTCAACACCCAGATCCTGGCCCGCCAGGACCACTCGGTCTATCAGGGCCCGGCCGGCGGTCTCACCGATGCCGGCACCAACACTGTCACCGTCTAA
- a CDS encoding aldo/keto reductase: MSGAASGLWHGGPAVDRLALGGAPFGGLYEAMSGEQVAAVVDAAWTEGIRYFDTAPRYGNGVSETLIGRAVQSKPRAELVLSTKVGWQLTDGRPIADFTADGIRRSLEQSLQRLGLDRIDIVYLHDPDEYRAQALDEAYPALRELRDQGVVRAIGLGVNWPALPTWFVQRADLDVVLLAGRYTLLDRSAGEELLPLCLEREVAVVAAAVFNSGILADPSPGARFDYRPATQDVLTRAQHLQTICRRFGAELPAAALQFPLQHPAVATVLIGATTPAEVTADRHWMDTPLPSALWADLASA; the protein is encoded by the coding sequence ATGAGCGGTGCAGCTAGCGGACTTTGGCACGGAGGACCTGCCGTCGACCGCCTGGCGCTGGGCGGTGCACCGTTCGGCGGCCTGTACGAGGCGATGTCCGGCGAACAGGTCGCCGCGGTCGTGGACGCGGCGTGGACGGAGGGGATCCGCTACTTCGACACCGCACCCAGGTACGGGAACGGCGTGTCCGAGACACTGATCGGCCGCGCCGTACAGAGCAAGCCCCGAGCGGAACTGGTCCTGTCGACGAAGGTCGGCTGGCAGCTCACCGATGGGAGACCTATCGCCGACTTCACCGCCGACGGCATCCGCCGATCTCTCGAACAGAGCCTGCAACGGCTCGGCCTGGACCGAATCGACATCGTCTATCTTCACGATCCGGACGAGTACCGAGCACAGGCGCTCGACGAGGCATACCCAGCACTGCGGGAACTGCGCGACCAAGGCGTCGTACGAGCCATCGGCCTCGGGGTCAACTGGCCCGCGCTGCCGACCTGGTTCGTCCAGCGCGCCGATCTCGACGTGGTCCTCCTGGCCGGCCGGTACACCCTGCTGGACAGAAGCGCCGGCGAGGAGCTCCTGCCCCTGTGCCTCGAGCGCGAGGTGGCGGTGGTCGCAGCTGCGGTCTTCAACTCGGGAATCCTGGCAGACCCGTCACCCGGTGCTCGGTTCGACTATCGCCCGGCCACCCAAGACGTGCTGACCCGGGCCCAACACCTGCAGACGATCTGCCGCCGTTTCGGGGCAGAGCTTCCAGCAGCAGCACTCCAGTTCCCGCTGCAGCATCCAGCCGTCGCCACCGTCCTGATCGGCGCCACCACCCCCGCGGAGGTCACCGCGGACCGTCACTGGATGGACACACCGCTCCCGTCGGCCCTGTGGGCGGACCTGGCCAGCGCCTGA
- a CDS encoding LacI family DNA-binding transcriptional regulator, with protein MVTLRDIAEQVGVSVSSVSLVLNERGRGRVRPEVAAEIRRVAAELGYVPNLLARGLKTKQSLTIGLISDGVASIPFAGQMLAGAQLAAADEGFLLMLIDTVGHPEVEAPAARALLQRNIEALVVAAEFHRDVELPLVPNALPIVVLDGRPKDPGARADWVVPDEVGGARTATERLIAAGHHRIAFCNVTDPVFVARELRRTGYEKALREAGIDVDPALVVEAAVPSAEAGRAAAYELLGRTDRPTAVFCFSDKIAMGFYQVAQQLGLEIPRELSIVGFDNHQFVAESMLPGLTTIQLPHRAMGEWAAQQAIARSRGLTGDSGAPAHRLMPCPLVERLSVAPPG; from the coding sequence ATGGTGACTTTGCGCGACATCGCCGAGCAGGTGGGTGTCTCGGTGTCCTCGGTGTCGCTGGTCCTCAACGAGCGCGGCCGGGGCCGGGTGCGGCCGGAGGTGGCGGCGGAGATCCGGCGGGTCGCGGCCGAGTTGGGGTACGTACCGAACCTGCTGGCTCGCGGTCTGAAGACCAAGCAGTCGCTGACCATCGGGCTGATTTCCGATGGCGTGGCGTCGATCCCGTTCGCCGGCCAGATGCTGGCCGGTGCGCAGCTTGCGGCGGCCGACGAGGGATTCCTGCTGATGCTGATCGACACCGTGGGACATCCGGAGGTGGAGGCGCCGGCGGCCAGGGCGCTGCTGCAACGCAACATCGAGGCTCTGGTCGTGGCGGCCGAGTTCCACCGGGACGTGGAGCTGCCGCTGGTACCGAACGCGCTGCCGATCGTCGTCCTGGACGGGCGGCCGAAGGATCCCGGCGCCCGGGCGGACTGGGTGGTACCGGACGAGGTCGGCGGGGCACGGACCGCGACGGAGCGGCTGATCGCGGCCGGGCACCACCGGATCGCGTTCTGCAACGTCACCGATCCGGTGTTCGTCGCGCGCGAGTTGCGGCGTACCGGGTACGAGAAGGCCTTGCGGGAAGCGGGCATCGACGTCGATCCGGCGCTGGTCGTGGAAGCGGCCGTTCCGAGCGCCGAGGCGGGCCGGGCAGCGGCGTACGAGCTGCTCGGCCGCACCGACCGGCCGACGGCGGTGTTCTGTTTCTCCGACAAGATCGCGATGGGGTTCTATCAGGTCGCGCAGCAGCTCGGCCTGGAGATTCCGCGGGAGCTGTCGATCGTCGGCTTCGACAATCACCAGTTCGTTGCCGAGAGCATGCTTCCCGGGTTGACCACGATCCAGTTGCCGCATCGTGCCATGGGGGAGTGGGCGGCCCAACAGGCCATCGCCCGCAGCCGCGGCCTCACCGGCGACAGTGGTGCACCGGCCCACCGGCTGATGCCCTGTCCGTTGGTCGAACGATTGTCCGTCGCACCACCCGGATGA
- a CDS encoding ABC transporter substrate-binding protein: protein MKATLKARIAAGLAVVLLAGAAGCGGGSGGEAGKTFKIVQYETPSTAQGQGWQKALEIFKAKHPDVKVEFQQTSFDAFRQNAKITLSGNDVPDVVEFNKGNADGGQLAAQGLLEPLTDQVTKYGWDKKVTGSMAAFAKYDENGHAGSGDWYGVPNIGEYVMFYYDKAKFQQAGITKLPTTLAEFEAAMDKLKAAGQIPISSSANTSQGFNQMWIWYSLVSALATRQQVDDFMFVKAPVDFHSGPWKDGADKFQQWIDKGYVGDKLGGLSFEQATVNFLSGKTAMLIWNNGEFARIRKDAKFGWGYFTLPGAQLSMGSSGHLWGVPAKAKNKDLAYDWINTTLSPEVQNVIGQQGGLPLAGDTAKITDPVTRQFTERFDQLVKADTLSFYPDYPVPGFLDFIQTHMQAMSNRNETAAQYLDALQKFYDDGTKR, encoded by the coding sequence GTGAAAGCAACGCTGAAAGCCCGTATTGCCGCGGGCCTGGCCGTCGTACTGCTCGCTGGTGCCGCCGGGTGCGGTGGTGGATCGGGGGGAGAGGCCGGCAAGACGTTCAAGATCGTGCAGTACGAGACGCCGTCGACCGCTCAGGGCCAGGGCTGGCAGAAGGCGCTGGAGATCTTCAAGGCCAAGCACCCGGACGTGAAGGTCGAGTTCCAGCAGACCAGCTTCGACGCGTTCCGGCAGAACGCGAAGATCACGCTGTCCGGTAACGACGTACCGGATGTGGTCGAGTTCAACAAGGGCAACGCCGACGGCGGTCAGCTGGCCGCGCAGGGGCTGCTGGAGCCGCTCACCGATCAGGTGACGAAGTACGGCTGGGACAAGAAGGTCACCGGGTCGATGGCGGCGTTCGCGAAGTATGACGAGAACGGGCACGCCGGCTCCGGCGACTGGTACGGCGTGCCGAACATCGGTGAGTACGTGATGTTCTACTACGACAAAGCGAAGTTCCAGCAGGCCGGGATCACCAAGCTGCCGACGACGCTCGCGGAGTTCGAGGCCGCGATGGACAAGCTGAAGGCGGCTGGGCAGATCCCGATCTCCAGTTCGGCGAACACCAGCCAGGGCTTCAACCAGATGTGGATCTGGTACTCGCTGGTCTCGGCGCTGGCGACGCGGCAGCAGGTCGACGACTTCATGTTCGTGAAGGCGCCGGTCGACTTCCACTCGGGTCCGTGGAAGGACGGGGCGGACAAGTTCCAGCAGTGGATCGACAAGGGGTACGTCGGGGACAAGCTCGGCGGGCTGTCGTTCGAGCAGGCCACGGTGAACTTCCTGAGCGGGAAGACGGCGATGCTGATCTGGAACAACGGCGAGTTCGCCCGGATCCGCAAGGACGCGAAGTTCGGCTGGGGCTACTTCACGCTGCCGGGTGCGCAGCTGTCGATGGGGTCGTCGGGGCACCTGTGGGGTGTGCCGGCGAAGGCGAAGAACAAGGATCTGGCCTACGACTGGATCAACACGACGCTGAGTCCCGAGGTGCAGAACGTGATCGGCCAGCAGGGCGGGTTGCCGTTGGCCGGTGACACCGCGAAGATCACCGATCCGGTCACGCGCCAGTTCACCGAGCGTTTCGACCAACTGGTGAAGGCCGACACGCTGTCGTTCTACCCGGACTATCCGGTGCCGGGTTTCCTGGACTTCATCCAGACGCACATGCAAGCGATGTCGAACAGGAACGAGACGGCGGCGCAGTACCTCGACGCCCTGCAGAAGTTCTACGACGACGGCACCAAACGATGA
- a CDS encoding carbohydrate ABC transporter permease gives MKRGYWWYLLPIGLGFTAVVAVPFAANVVLSFFRWKGGIAPLHWNGLGNYSDLLHDANFWLSFRNSVFMIVAIVVIPTGLGILLAATLVDYLGKRFGARAASFLRATYYLPQILPIAVAGFIWSWILDPGSGSINTFLRSVGVSDPPDWLGSPNLALYSVMLMLVWLQLGYPLVIFMAALSRVDPELYEAAAIDGAGWWRQFGAITLPTVRPEIFIVVLTATVAALKVFAPILILTGGGPEGSTLVPSYYAYRNFFELSQVGYGSTIATVMSVVIFGVAAVLLGWQRRSERRA, from the coding sequence ATGAAACGTGGCTATTGGTGGTACCTGCTACCGATCGGCCTCGGGTTCACCGCGGTCGTCGCCGTACCGTTCGCCGCGAACGTGGTGCTCAGCTTCTTCCGGTGGAAGGGCGGGATCGCGCCGCTGCACTGGAACGGCCTGGGGAACTACAGCGACCTGTTGCACGACGCGAACTTCTGGCTGTCGTTCCGGAACTCGGTGTTCATGATCGTCGCGATCGTGGTGATTCCCACGGGTCTCGGGATCCTGCTCGCGGCAACGCTGGTCGACTATCTCGGTAAGCGCTTCGGCGCCCGGGCGGCGAGTTTCCTGCGGGCGACGTACTACCTTCCGCAGATCCTGCCGATCGCGGTGGCCGGGTTCATCTGGAGCTGGATCCTCGATCCGGGCAGCGGGTCGATCAACACGTTCCTGCGCTCGGTCGGGGTGAGTGATCCGCCGGACTGGCTGGGCAGTCCGAACCTCGCGCTGTACTCGGTCATGCTGATGCTGGTCTGGCTGCAGCTCGGGTACCCGCTGGTGATCTTCATGGCCGCGCTGTCCCGGGTCGATCCTGAGTTGTACGAGGCGGCCGCGATCGACGGGGCCGGCTGGTGGCGGCAGTTCGGGGCGATCACGTTGCCGACGGTACGGCCGGAGATCTTCATCGTGGTGCTGACCGCGACGGTCGCCGCGCTGAAGGTGTTCGCGCCGATCCTGATCCTCACCGGTGGCGGTCCGGAGGGGTCGACGCTGGTTCCTTCGTACTACGCCTACCGGAACTTCTTCGAGCTGTCCCAGGTCGGGTACGGCTCCACGATCGCGACCGTGATGTCGGTCGTCATCTTCGGCGTCGCCGCCGTACTGCTCGGCTGGCAGCGCCGCTCGGAACGGAGGGCCTGA
- a CDS encoding carbohydrate ABC transporter permease — translation MSMLAAGNRTRRRPLTWVVLVLAGLLALVMSSPFLLMVLNAFKTGADYSSHGPIAWPRSLSLDAFSNYLSLVDFPLALWNSVLISTLVAFGGVALSLLSAYPIGVGRVRGSGLILAVLLLSTMLPHEALIYPLFYGAQATHTFNTVWSVIIVFVVLQGAFGTYLLASLMGTMPKEILEAAAIDGAGRWQILWRIVLPILRPTLSVLIVFFFIWTWNEFYIPVVLLADQSSQTVPIALSTLRGQHSIDITVLNAGSLLSLLPTLVFFLIFQRTLNRGVTAGAVK, via the coding sequence ATGTCGATGCTTGCCGCTGGCAACCGGACCCGGCGCCGCCCGCTGACCTGGGTCGTCCTCGTCCTGGCCGGGCTGCTTGCCCTGGTGATGTCCTCGCCGTTCCTCCTGATGGTGCTCAACGCCTTCAAGACCGGTGCCGACTACTCCAGCCACGGGCCGATCGCCTGGCCGCGCAGCCTCAGCCTCGACGCGTTCAGCAACTATCTGTCGCTGGTCGACTTCCCGCTCGCACTGTGGAACTCGGTGCTGATCTCGACGCTGGTCGCGTTCGGCGGGGTCGCGCTCAGTCTGCTCAGCGCGTACCCGATCGGGGTCGGCCGGGTCCGGGGGAGCGGGCTGATCCTCGCCGTACTGCTGCTGTCCACGATGCTGCCGCACGAGGCGCTGATCTACCCGTTGTTCTACGGCGCCCAGGCGACGCATACCTTCAACACGGTGTGGTCGGTCATCATCGTGTTCGTCGTACTGCAAGGGGCCTTCGGCACCTATCTGCTCGCCAGCCTGATGGGCACGATGCCGAAGGAGATCCTCGAGGCGGCCGCGATCGACGGCGCCGGCCGGTGGCAGATCCTCTGGCGGATCGTCCTGCCGATCCTGCGACCGACCCTCTCCGTGCTGATCGTGTTCTTCTTCATCTGGACCTGGAACGAGTTCTACATCCCGGTCGTGCTGCTCGCCGACCAGTCCTCCCAGACCGTCCCGATCGCGCTGTCGACGCTGCGCGGCCAACACTCGATCGACATCACCGTACTCAACGCCGGCTCCCTGCTGTCGCTGCTCCCGACGCTGGTCTTCTTCCTGATCTTCCAGCGCACCCTCAACCGCGGCGTCACCGCCGGCGCCGTCAAATAG